In one window of Haloimpatiens sp. FM7315 DNA:
- a CDS encoding redox-sensing transcriptional repressor Rex, which yields MAVIKRLPKYHRYLRELIEIEVDRISSKELSEKIGFTASQIRQDLNNFGDFGQQGYGYNVKELYKEISGILGLNKVYSIIVVGAGNIGQAIANYSYFNKIGFSLRGIFDRNPKLIGLKINDVEVFDIDFLEEFLEKNSIDIGVICVPKESAQGVCDVLVANKVKGIWNFAPVDLQIKDQEDTVLENVHLSESLLTLTCLMNDAGI from the coding sequence ATGGCTGTAATAAAAAGATTGCCTAAGTATCATAGATATTTAAGAGAGCTTATAGAAATAGAAGTAGATAGGATATCATCAAAAGAGCTAAGCGAAAAAATTGGTTTTACTGCGTCACAAATTAGACAGGATCTAAATAATTTTGGAGATTTTGGTCAACAAGGTTATGGATATAATGTTAAAGAACTTTATAAAGAAATAAGTGGAATACTTGGTTTGAATAAAGTATATAGCATTATTGTTGTTGGTGCTGGAAATATAGGTCAAGCCATAGCTAACTATTCTTATTTCAATAAAATTGGTTTTAGTTTAAGAGGGATTTTTGATAGAAATCCTAAACTTATAGGCTTAAAGATTAATGATGTAGAGGTTTTTGACATAGACTTTTTAGAAGAGTTTTTGGAGAAAAACAGTATAGATATAGGTGTGATTTGCGTGCCTAAGGAAAGTGCACAAGGGGTTTGTGATGTACTAGTAGCAAATAAAGTTAAGGGAATTTGGAATTTTGCTCCTGTAGATTTACAAATAAAAGATCAAGAGGACACCGTTTTAGAAAATGTTCATTTAAGTGAAAGTTTACTTACACTTACATGTCTCATGAATGATGCTGGAATATAA
- a CDS encoding ABC transporter substrate-binding protein, protein MKEDSHPKKLLQKGLKELCMDGDLSKIKVNFILGGIDQWNRTFGEYVQQMYKKSLGIEVKPEFVEWPVFLNRIDNGKYDVATMYWTSDYNDPSAMFDIYRSDAKIMPTFWSNKKYDDLIDKAKIKI, encoded by the coding sequence ATGAAAGAAGATAGCCATCCTAAGAAATTATTACAAAAAGGTCTAAAAGAGCTATGCATGGATGGAGATTTGAGTAAGATAAAGGTTAATTTCATACTTGGTGGAATTGATCAGTGGAATAGGACTTTTGGAGAGTACGTACAGCAAATGTACAAGAAAAGTTTAGGTATTGAAGTAAAACCAGAATTTGTTGAATGGCCAGTATTCTTAAATAGAATAGATAATGGAAAATATGACGTTGCAACTATGTACTGGACAAGTGACTATAATGATCCAAGTGCAATGTTTGACATATATAGAAGTGACGCTAAGATAATGCCTACGTTTTGGTCTAATAAAAAATATGATGATTTAATAGATAAAGCTAAAATAAAAATATGA